One window from the genome of Saccharicrinis carchari encodes:
- a CDS encoding TonB-dependent receptor yields the protein MSKIYTIAFAMLISLSAYAANIKGKVLEKKENNTVPLVGVNVYWAGTTHGTVTDYQGNFLLEQNKTKNQLLVFSYVGYQNDTITVKGTSPITVFMRQGADLDEVTVTYRRPNTSISKLTPQFVQNISQKELERCACCNLSESFETNASVDVAYADAVSGVKQIQLLGLSGRYSQLSIGNIPTLRGAESAFGMEYIPGTWMDGLQVSKGSATVKNGYESITGQINIQLKEPAGEERLHFYSYGNMDGKVESTFGYAFDLNEKWSTSIMVQGSGNFREMDMNNDGFLDKPKAKMGTFINQWDYSGDSFSSKFGFSYINEERQGGQKGYDHNKTQALQTLYGIGINVERFNAFAKNGFIFDREASSLGTILSYNYFDRESFYGNRVFDVTQQNFYGSIVYQSYLGDTRHTYNIGTSLVYDNNDALFNNDNDNVGYEETVPGVFAEYNFIPNSKFTLMAGLRYDYSSLHDGFFTPRIHTKYSLSDYVTFRASAGKGYRTADAISENSNLLASSKVFYFDEKIKQEEAWNYGLSMVNEIPLGQRNLNLSLEFYRTDFENQLVVDMDQNSKEVHFYNLDGNSFSNIFQIEAGYELFKRFDLTAAYRHNDVKSTFNGVEKEVPFVNKYKGLLSGSYRTNMDKWQFDVTAQFNGDQRLPSTGNNAPANTRPDTSERYVILLAQVTKNYRNWSVYVGGENLGNFKQKDAIVAPESPFGTDFDASRIWGPLYGGMVYVGVKYNLSKE from the coding sequence ATGAGCAAGATATATACAATCGCTTTCGCTATGCTAATTTCCTTGTCGGCCTATGCCGCTAATATTAAAGGAAAAGTATTGGAGAAAAAAGAAAACAATACCGTTCCGCTGGTAGGTGTAAATGTTTATTGGGCAGGAACTACCCATGGCACCGTTACAGATTACCAAGGTAACTTTCTGTTGGAACAAAACAAAACAAAGAATCAATTACTCGTTTTTAGTTACGTAGGCTATCAAAACGATACAATAACTGTAAAAGGCACTTCGCCCATAACGGTGTTTATGCGTCAGGGTGCAGATTTAGACGAAGTAACCGTAACCTATCGCCGCCCCAATACATCCATTTCGAAACTGACCCCCCAATTTGTTCAAAATATATCGCAAAAAGAACTGGAAAGGTGCGCCTGCTGCAACCTTTCGGAGAGTTTTGAAACCAATGCCTCGGTTGATGTGGCCTATGCCGATGCTGTTTCAGGTGTTAAACAGATACAGCTTCTGGGACTATCCGGCCGTTATTCGCAACTTTCCATAGGTAACATACCCACTTTGCGCGGTGCCGAGTCGGCCTTTGGGATGGAATATATCCCGGGCACATGGATGGACGGTCTGCAAGTTTCAAAAGGTTCTGCCACCGTTAAAAACGGCTACGAGTCTATTACCGGACAAATAAATATTCAGTTAAAGGAACCCGCCGGAGAGGAACGCCTCCATTTTTACAGCTATGGAAACATGGACGGAAAGGTAGAATCAACCTTTGGATATGCTTTTGACTTAAACGAAAAATGGAGCACTTCCATTATGGTGCAAGGGAGTGGTAATTTTAGGGAGATGGATATGAACAACGATGGCTTTTTGGATAAACCCAAGGCCAAAATGGGTACCTTCATCAATCAATGGGATTATTCCGGCGATTCGTTCTCATCTAAATTTGGGTTTTCGTATATAAATGAAGAGCGCCAAGGTGGTCAAAAAGGGTACGATCATAACAAGACACAAGCCTTACAAACACTTTATGGAATCGGAATAAATGTAGAACGTTTCAATGCCTTTGCCAAAAATGGTTTTATTTTCGATCGTGAGGCAAGCAGCCTGGGCACCATCCTGTCGTACAATTACTTCGACAGAGAATCATTTTATGGCAACAGGGTATTTGACGTTACACAGCAAAATTTTTATGGCAGTATCGTTTATCAATCCTACCTGGGCGACACCCGCCATACCTACAATATCGGCACAAGCCTGGTATACGATAATAATGATGCACTCTTTAATAACGATAACGATAACGTAGGATACGAAGAAACCGTGCCCGGTGTTTTTGCCGAATACAACTTTATACCCAATTCAAAATTTACGCTTATGGCGGGTTTGCGCTACGATTACAGCAGCCTGCACGATGGATTTTTCACACCCAGAATACATACCAAGTATAGCCTATCCGATTATGTAACCTTCCGTGCCAGTGCCGGTAAAGGATATAGAACCGCCGATGCCATTAGCGAAAACTCCAACCTATTGGCCAGTTCAAAAGTGTTTTATTTTGATGAGAAGATAAAACAGGAGGAAGCATGGAACTACGGACTAAGCATGGTTAACGAAATCCCCTTGGGCCAAAGAAATTTAAACCTGAGTCTGGAGTTTTACCGTACCGACTTTGAAAATCAGTTGGTGGTAGACATGGATCAAAACAGCAAGGAAGTACATTTTTATAATCTGGATGGTAATTCTTTCTCTAATATTTTTCAGATAGAAGCAGGCTATGAATTATTTAAACGTTTTGACCTTACCGCTGCCTATCGCCATAACGATGTAAAGAGTACATTTAATGGAGTGGAAAAAGAAGTTCCGTTTGTAAATAAATACAAAGGTTTACTATCGGGATCCTACCGTACTAACATGGATAAGTGGCAGTTTGATGTAACAGCGCAGTTTAACGGCGACCAGCGTTTACCTTCAACGGGCAATAACGCCCCAGCCAATACCCGACCCGACACATCGGAGCGTTATGTAATACTATTAGCCCAGGTTACCAAAAACTACCGTAACTGGAGCGTTTATGTAGGTGGTGAAAACCTAGGCAATTTTAAACAAAAGGATGCCATCGTAGCACCAGAAAGCCCTTTCGGAACTGATTTTGATGCCAGCAGGATATGGGGACCCCTTTATGGTGGAATGGTATACGTGGGCGTTAAGTATAATTTAAGTAAGGAATAA
- a CDS encoding heavy-metal-associated domain-containing protein → MKKMKLLTVTLLLFMGMASTFAKDDPKLKKVTYTCNVDCHTCKEKIMKNIPYEKGVKKVEVDIKNQLVTVTFRKDKNTTEKINKAIDKLGYQAKVKQPETNEASEKK, encoded by the coding sequence ATGAAAAAGATGAAGTTATTGACAGTAACCCTGTTATTATTTATGGGTATGGCAAGCACTTTTGCCAAGGACGATCCTAAACTAAAGAAAGTAACCTACACATGTAATGTAGATTGCCACACTTGCAAGGAGAAGATAATGAAAAACATCCCTTACGAAAAAGGGGTAAAAAAAGTGGAGGTAGACATTAAAAATCAACTGGTAACGGTAACCTTCCGGAAAGACAAAAACACAACCGAAAAAATTAATAAAGCTATTGATAAATTGGGTTACCAGGCCAAAGTAAAACAACCTGAAACCAACGAGGCATCCGAAAAAAAATAA
- a CDS encoding SIMPL domain-containing protein, giving the protein MKKLLLLLVVIYGFTTAQAQGVKNFIDQPYIEVTGSSKIEIVPDEIYISIEIKEDDSKGKKEVEQLEKKMISALSSMGVDVKRDLSILDFSSDFKEYWYKKSSIRNDKKYQLIVNSGQMAGQVYYQLEKIGISNLAILKTDHSKIEAFRQEVKVKAIKAAQQKARSMAEAIGQTIGKALYVQERNFRPYRNRMVNRAFKAESDAAQRNMPDIDFEKIVLEYEIVVYFMLE; this is encoded by the coding sequence ATGAAAAAGTTATTGTTATTGTTAGTTGTTATTTATGGTTTTACGACAGCACAAGCACAAGGAGTTAAAAATTTTATAGATCAGCCCTATATTGAGGTAACCGGTAGCTCCAAAATAGAAATAGTGCCCGACGAAATTTATATTTCAATTGAGATTAAAGAAGATGATAGTAAAGGGAAGAAGGAAGTTGAGCAACTTGAAAAAAAAATGATTAGCGCACTCTCATCTATGGGTGTTGATGTGAAGCGTGATTTAAGCATACTTGATTTTTCAAGTGACTTTAAAGAGTATTGGTATAAAAAGTCGAGTATCCGCAATGATAAAAAATACCAGCTTATAGTAAACAGTGGCCAAATGGCGGGTCAGGTATATTACCAATTAGAAAAAATTGGTATTTCCAATTTGGCTATCCTCAAAACCGACCATTCCAAAATTGAGGCATTCAGGCAAGAGGTAAAGGTAAAGGCAATAAAAGCCGCTCAACAAAAAGCACGTAGTATGGCGGAGGCCATTGGTCAAACGATTGGCAAGGCGCTTTACGTGCAAGAGCGTAACTTTAGGCCCTATAGGAACCGGATGGTAAATAGGGCATTTAAAGCCGAAAGTGATGCTGCCCAGCGAAACATGCCCGATATAGATTTTGAAAAAATAGTACTTGAATATGAGATAGTTGTTTATTTTATGCTGGAATAA
- a CDS encoding response regulator, whose product MKKVLIVDDALDSRLALRSMLKNYRLHILEANDGVEGWQTIIKERPDLVLLDLYMPQKDGFEILRDMAKEWIGVPIVVVSGDTQQSTIDSCLSSGAKAFLKKPVNVVEFNDAIKIID is encoded by the coding sequence ATGAAAAAAGTTTTGATTGTTGATGATGCCTTGGATTCGAGGCTGGCGTTGCGCAGTATGTTAAAAAACTACAGATTACATATATTGGAAGCCAATGATGGGGTGGAGGGATGGCAGACTATAATAAAAGAAAGACCTGATTTGGTATTATTGGATTTATACATGCCTCAAAAAGATGGTTTTGAAATACTAAGAGACATGGCAAAGGAATGGATAGGGGTGCCTATAGTTGTAGTTTCAGGTGATACGCAGCAAAGCACAATAGATTCTTGTTTAAGCTCCGGGGCAAAGGCATTTTTAAAAAAACCGGTTAATGTAGTTGAGTTTAATGATGCGATTAAAATAATAGATTGA